In the Thunnus thynnus chromosome 24, fThuThy2.1, whole genome shotgun sequence genome, ttgttgcagCACGTCTGCATCCAGTAGACTATTTAGTATGAAACACAGGCGCCTGATACTGTATCAGTAGCCTATGTGAcgctcacaaaaacaaagggaTTTTATGAGGATGACGTATGACTGCAGCGTTCTACTATAGTCATACGTCATTGTTCAGTTTTAACAACAGCTGACGTTTTTGACCTTTGAGCACAAAATGAAGTTATTTGTCCACAAATATTTGGTGAACATTGTGGCTAATCAACATGGTcagaaaatgactcagaaaaatatgaaatatctcaaaaatgccaaaatacactGGAGGGAGGCTTTAAatagtatttaaatgtttgaaaacaacatttgaatgtgTAAATCTGAAGGAGATTTTACCTCATAAAAATCATccttatgtctgcagtttagtgtcaccacaactttcacatcatattaatctcagcacacAAGTAAgaaatggtgtctgacctcagagtctccagtctacagtgtggactctccagaaaatcaaaCTGCAGATTCCTTCCTGAACCGTCCCGACTGGAGTTGTAGCTCAGatcaagctctctcagatgggaggggttggacttcagagttGAGAGCAGAGatgcacagctgatctctgacaaactgcagctcttcaatctgaataaagaagaaATCATGTAGCGTTAGAAGCAGTTTACATGGGTGCAAGAGCTCTGTCTACAGACGGATTTCCATCAAAAGTGAATTATTTGTTCCATCatagtctgtttgtttttaccactaacacaaaaaagattttactcTGCCAccacatttctgcttttttcactttgtaaaCGATTAAACGGCGAGGGAAAGAGACGTTGGTTGTTCCAGACATCAACGCTTGTTCCAGCTTCCTGCGGTTGTTTATGCATCGATTTATACGTCTGTTTTCTCCAAAATAATCAAAGTTATggcagttttatttaatgtgcaCTTATTTCTCTGTAGGGATGGGTACCGAAACCCGGTATTAAACGAGCCCCGAGGATAAATTTTTAAAGACTGTAGTATTGATAAACTCCGATGTTACCGGTTCTTTTATCAgcactttttaatgttttggtgtaATTTATTCTCAAACTGCAgcctctcctccacacacacacacacacacacacacacacacacacacacacacacacacacacacagtcagaggaCTACCAAGGCTGGACTGGGAGAACTGGTGTCTTTGACTGGGCCATAAGTTATTAACTAACTCACTCCCCTGCCATCGCCCAATACTTGGACTTCTGCACTTAACCGTGTTCCTTGTTAGAGCCTGACATACAGTTCATATTTGGACATGATGTAACatgtctgctgctgttcattatattttcatttatatttcaactgtttttgaCAGACAGCATTATATTGACAAAACATCTTTCATTTATGTAatcttcatctttttatttgtacCACTGATATGCCTTAAGGCTGGACAATATCTCCAGTATATTCAGATGTTACATGATATAGAGCCAGATATTATCTGAGAGTTTGCTTGTAATTCTGTGATGTAGCTCAGTTGTCTGTAACTGTTGCTGCTCCACAAAGCAAGGTTAGTAAGTTTACCACATGACTTTAAAAATGGTAAAACTGCTGAAATTTGCTTTGTTATCATGAACTTGAATTGTCAATCATAATTGAATCATATCCAAATAGCTCATTCAAATGTTGCTTTACAGATTCAAAACACtatcatgatgatgtcatcttttcACACTTATCTGCTTAACTTTCTAATCCTGCTTTGTGGAACAGTCCTCTGGTTAAAAGCTGCTTAACAGCAAATGATGCAGTTTTATTCAACTGAACTCTTCTGTTCTGGTCACCTGCTTTGGTTTTCTAAacactgtttcatattttgaaatatattgttAGTCAAAAAGGTGATACTGTATAGTTGATCATGTCAATATTTCTGAGCCTAAGTGCCTTGTACTACTATTTCCATCAAAAAGCCAAAGACAGTTTGAGAGAGAACGCTCtgtttcagctttttgtttAACATGCAATTGTTCTGCATGTGAACTTTCCAActttatattcaaataaaaagtcaagTGCAATaagaagctgtgtttttttctcttacatTGTAATTACATGATTGAAAATATCAATGATTTAGCTCTGTTCTTCATTCCtaaagaacattttgttctgGTTTGCATTATGTGCTTGTAGCCAGCTTTGGACAGAGATTTTATGAAGAATGACAACCAGGTCtattaaaacctttttcttAACAAAAGTGTCTTTAATTGTATATATTGTGACTATTCCTATGTGTTTAACCTGCTAAGTCAGTATTCATTTAGGTTAAAAATaggtttattaaaatgtttgtaaaaaaaatacaaactaaataGTTCAATCAAACAAATCTGTCAACTGTAAgatactgtaaaagaaaaaaaacagttatattaataaagcaatgaaaaaccagatcatactgtatttttcattaacaGCATGAAACCGTAAACTTtagtaacagtaaaaaaatgttaattttacagTAACTTAATGGCAACCCTGCTGCCAGTTGTTGAATGTTCTTACAGGAagttttaacagtgtgtgtgtagaggtgtgtgtgtttctactgtagcagcctggtgtcatcaggagatttaatgaaggtaaacacagtgaacggtGGTGCGTAACGGCACTGCGCTCTGGCGCAgcacttctcagaggctgcagatttatcaacatatcagtcctgctgacttcagatgctgcagggatttaatgaagtgaaggagaagcttttcatacagtagaaacagctgtggacaacagatactgtaacaatcacccacattcatttatacatcactgcacactgatttactgactttcctgctttaaccacatgaaaccttattttctgtgcacatgttggttggagagtgtttaactgaaataaatgatttatatttgaagcattaatctgttgttgcagCACGTCTGCATCCAGTAGACTATTTAGTATGAAACACAGGCGCCTGATACTGTATCAGTAGCCTATGTGAcgctcacaaaaacaaagggaTTTTATGAGGATGACGTATGACTGCAGCGTTCTACTATAGTCATACGTCATTGTTCAGTTTTAACAACAGCTGACATTTTTGATCTTTCAGCACAAAATGAAGTTATTTGTCCACAAATATTTGGTGAACATTGTGGCTAATCAACATGGTcagaaaatgactcagaaaaatatgaaatatctcaaaaatgccaaaatacactGGAGGGAGGCTTTAAatagtatttaaatgtttgaaaacaacatttgaatgtgTAAATCTGAAGGAGATTTTACCTCATAAAAATCATccttatgtctgcagtttagtgtcaccacaactttcacatcatattaatctcagcacacAAGTAAgaaatggtgtctgacctcagagtctccagtctacagtctggactctccagaaaatcaaaCTGCAGATTCTTTTCTGAACGGTCCCGACTGTAGTCTTcactcagatccagctctctcagatgggaggggttggacttcagagctgagagcagagaagcacagctgatctctgacaaactgcagctcttcaatctgaataaagaagaaATCATGTAGCGTTAGAAGCAGATTACATGGGTGCAAGAGCTCCGTCTACAGGCGGATTTCCATCAACAGTGAATTATTTGTTCCATCatagtctgtttatttttaccactaacacaaaaaagattttactcTGCCAccacatttctgcttttttcactttgtttatGATTAAACGGCGAGGGAAAGAGACGTTGGTTGTTCCAGACATCAACGCTTGTTCCAGCTTCCTGCGGTTGTTTATGCATCGATTTATACGTCTGTTTCCTCCAAAATAATCAAAGGTACggcagttttatttaatgtgcaCTTATTTCTCTGTAGGGATGGGTACCGAAACCCGGTATTAAACGAGCCCCGAGGATAAATTATTCAAGACTGTAGTATTGATAAGCTCCGATGTTACCGGTTCTTTTATCAgcactttttaatgttttggtgtaATTTATTCTCAAACTGCAGCCTGCAGAATTCACCAAAttgcatcatttaaaaaaacattttgcagggGGGGCATGCCTCCAGACCCCCCGAGGTGACTTCATGCCTCGACGCTCGTCGTTGGACACCAGTAGAAAAAAGttaagtcaaaataaaaatttcTCTTCAGCATCCATGAGATTATTGTGTTTGaaatcattcaatgtttcataatatgttcagagctgaagaaggtttagaatgaacaagtttagaaaatggaaactccaaacacctgaacccaacaggatgcaggttaaaaactgtcaaatacaaacagtgaaaaagagcttcattaatattaatgacaacatgctgctacttcaataaacacacagtgaCTTAACAGTGAATTAGCCAGTGCAGCTTTTTCATCTTATATTAAGGTTTCAAATCGGCAGCTCTGATACAGTCAATAGattaaaccactgaagaagaaaatagacgTTAATAGTAAGATACTCAGTGTGGATCAACATAACATCATccttatgtctgcagtttagtgtcaccacaacttttacatcatattaatctcacaGGGATTACAGCCAGGTCATGTTATTCACCTGTAATTTGTAAACCTATATTACTTGACACCTGCTAAACAAATAACACAAGATGTAAAATTTTGAGATTTCAGCATCACTTCACACATAATCATGGAGCTCTTTTTGACTGGTCCTTGGATCTTGGGCTACTCTTCTGACTCATTTTCTTACTGCTCGGTCAGCAATCTTGTGAGGAGCTCCTGTGTGTAGCCGGTTGATGGTGGAGTGAAGCTGCTTCCACTTGCAGATAATGGTCCCAATGGTGCTTATGGGAACATTTAGGAGTTGAGAAATCAGTCAGTAACCTGTGCCATTCCTGTTGCTCAACAATCTTGTTGTGAAGGTTTTGGGAGAGCTCTTTGTCTCTAATCATCATGAGATGGTTCTTGCATGACAGCTTGGTAACAAATAATATCTTCACAGATGTCTAACCCTTTTTAAAAGAGTGGAAGTGCTAACAGCCACATGCACTAACCCAGCTGATTGTAATTAGCACAGGTAAGAGGACTAATTAATGGAATCACCTGGTTCAGTGCTTTTTCTTACTGCCTGTTCAATACTTTTGTCCTGTGTCATTCCAATTCAATGCACATAAGTGTTTTGTTGATTGGGATGTTATGATTTCTTTAGCTGTGTTGCCTTATTGATTTAATACCAATGTCTGCTCTTAATTTCATATGGATAGCTGCACTGGAAATATGTCTCCCGAAAAAAGGTTGATGTGTTGAATACTTATTTCCCCCGctgtacatttatattttcttattgattAATGATTATTATACACATAAGATTAAGGGAAGACAACGCACCTGAAATAATTATATTTGTTCTGACTTATTACATGAGTTTGcctaatttgcataatttcatattaaaaattaaaggttataatacagaaatatattggATGAGAGTGTATATTACTAAGTTTCATTTTGATAGAAGAACATGGATTATTTTGTCCTTATTCAACTGTGGTGCCTTAAAACACATCCACCCTCATCCATGTTTAGGTTATTAAGAAATTTCACATAGGCTTGGCTCTGCTGCAAATTGAGCCTACTGGTATAGAAAAAATAGATGATATAAATTAGGGATGTCAATGATTCATCGATTATGGGTTAATTGCCATTAATAATTCAACTGATTGAGTTACAGGTGTTTCTGGTGACCGCCCGTAAGGGCCGCACAAGCTGTAAAACGAACGCACCTCCCTGCCTTCCGACGAAGAAAAACAGTTGCAGACTCGCAGTGAGCCTCAATCTGCTCACTGTGTCGTCTGGTTGAACTCTGAAGCATAAAGCTGTGAAAACTCCACGGAGTTGTTGTCTGGCGGCTATGCGGTTTAGCTATCTGAGGCTCATGCTAACACTAAACTAACATGttgaacagaagcagctgctcGGTTAATGCAGGCTGAGAGCTGACTGTCACACAGCAGGACTCTAATTACACATGCttccaacaaaatcaacacaaaagtgATGAACTGTCTAAGCGACACTCCCCTGATCtgaatataaatgcattttagcgGTGACAGTAAATGGACAGATAAAGTCACAGCAACAGTATTGTTTCATCCCCGGGACATCCGTccagctgagcagctgtttccagcagctggacTAATGTTAGCTACAGTAAACACACGTCACTCCATCATATAGATCAGGTCTGCAgattgttttatataaaactaaCCAGATGATGTCTGTTGTGGGGAGATTGGGGTAACctgtttcacatttacattgttACACTACAATGTCCACTGTACCAACAAAttatatgcatttattttagtctaaaatacaaaatgtgtaatatttcaCTTACTATTGTATATCTGAGCAGGCTGCAagttatatactgtagataaacACCCACTATACACTATGTACTATACATAAAGTAACAtcattttaccatttaccattacctatgtttgacacaaaataaGAGTAGACTACATTaggagttaaaagaaaaaaataagcaaacacCAGGttacttaaatgataaataacacaaataatgacttaatttaGAAATTACAGAGCTCACGTCTGTTGCTATTCAACAACTGGCCGCCAATATCCAAAGcattaaacacagcaaacagctgcacaacttCCAGCTTCACTAGAGGACAGCCAGAGCGCCCCCGCCGGCGGGAGCAGCGCTGCCGTCGTAGAAGCAAACGCGTCACAGGGTATTTAACACGGAAGAGTATAATCACACCACGTACCGTTTTGTTCAGAAGAAGCTCGGCTAGTAAGCTAGCGTAACCATTTCTACCTAAACGAAACACAAGTCAAACACCAAGCAACTGTGAGCGTGTAACAAAAAGCGCCCCTGATATCTTTCATTTCACGctatccacacacacatcaaatgaATCCTGAGATTTCACAGATTCCAGAAATATAACTCCTATCACTACCCGACCAAAACTCACTGGAAAAAACGTCGAAGTAATATAGAAAAACCTCCGTTTTTAAATTAACAACTACAAATTGTGTCTTACCTTTGCTGTTTCTGTAATCAAAAGTTGCGTCTGGCCGCACAAAACCACTAGTAATGGCTACTCCAATGTCTCTGGGTCATTTTGAGTTGATTACAGCCTTTCTGTATCCACTTTCCCGGTAGGAAGGACAGAGTGAAATCGGCCATCGTCTAAGCCTTCCATGCGAACACACGGTCTATGTCTCCATCTAGTGGTTGAATCGTAGTACTGACACAGATTCAGTCAAAAGCAATCGATAGTGGAGTTTGTGAGCTTTGATTAGAGGCCTAAACCGTCCAAATATGGTCCAAATCGACCAATGGTTTCCGGAGATATTGATGCGTATTGCTCAGGTTAGCTGAGATCGTTGCTCAGATTACATTAGGATTACATCACATTTGATGTAATTACAAATAGCTAATTTGGAATTTTTTCTCCACTAAAACTTATCTAACTTTGCTCTGCTTCACCTTCTTAGCATCAAAATGATGCTAAGAAGGTGATGTTCACATGTTTTATGGTTTACTAGAGGTTTTGGGCTGCAACTCCATCATTTCAAAGGGGATATTCACTATAATACTGTtaagttgggttttttttgtggaaatgaAATCTTTCATTTATGCCATGTTCCATCTTCATTTACTCTGACCCAGTAACATCTATACTGATGCTTACACCTCTGCACAAATCTCACAAGTGTGACCTTTATTATGATATAGAAAGTGTTCATATAAACCTTGTAGTTAcagagatatactgtatttattatgAGTATGCCATTTTCGAGCAGGGGCCTGAGTCAGAGGCCTAGGGCTTAAGAGGTTAATTAGATCAGACTAGATGTCTTGGACAAACCtaacaattaattaacatttaaccaaaattGCTGGAGCCTTCAATGGTAAATAACCTGTAACTTTATCCTacaaatcagaatcagaatcatctttattggccaagtatgtttacacatacaagcaaTTTGACTCCGctttagtggctctcaatgttcttacacagaataacaacacaacaatcttcagaaatatacacaaggaatgactatatacaggtgaatctgtttctgtgaactgtaaacaggattcAAATAGTGTAACGAAGTGAATAGTGTGAGGATtgatgagataaatattaaatggtaaaaaaaatgacGTTActtcatatacatatattaggtggttatgtacagtatattcagcCTGTTAATACACCCACCGGGCGCACGGGCCAACAGTTAGGTCTACAGCCTACAGGACACAATTAAACATCTATCtgcttgttattttcttttaataataatgtttaatttactTGCAATTAGTAGGATAAACGTGAACTTGCCCAGCgccaagctaacgttagctgaccAACTACCATCTGTAGCAAACCGTTATTTATCTGTCCATcgtttatgttttcatattattcatattattgttGAActttcaacaacaataatatgaaTCTTACCATTTTTATTCCATCATGTTGAATTCCGATGTTTGTTCTGTCACTCAGAACTATGAGCTAAAGTTGAGCGATGCTCTGTGTTTAGATATTCCGCGCTGTCTGTGTCACGTGATTCATGCAAACAATCACATTGGCTACTGAGATGTGACAATCTACGAAGAACATCTGGTTGATGCAgctctcactgttttttttttacaccatcaAAATCCACAAACGAAATACAGAATGAATAGGAagtttctctctcattctttcttttttttctcctcggATCTACACTGATCTCATAAATGGCCTCTATGgacacaacattcagacacctattcatgtcaacacagataaataaaatgctgctgactgtaaaatggatcaaattaaacATGTTGGATTAAAAGCTTAtgtattacttttatttatcttcttCCTGTAAATGGTAAcaggaaattaatattttcctcCTACTGAGGAACTTATTTCCAACCACAGATTTACTCTCATCATCACCGCTGACTAACAGTGATCAGTGCCAAACACCAGACTTTCACATGACTTCCCTTCTATCTGGTGGTGCAGCTACACAAAGTGACATCATTTTCTGCCAGGAAGCATCATGCACATGTTGAAGTGTAGCAGCTAAAACACGACTTGAGATACAAACTGCATTTGGAAATATGATTTGCTCTCTTTGTCTGTACTCCTGTGTGAGAgtattaaagtgtgtgtgagagagacttTATGTATAAGTTCCTACAAAATAGTGTGTtatcaatatttaatatataagaCATTATTCATGAATATGCAATGAAAGTCTTGAACTTTTTTCCCATTTGGTTTATAGATTTGAGTTTCACACACGTaccaaaaattataaacattaaattGGTCTAACATAAAGTTGTCCAATAATTTCTTACAAATATCAGACCCTTTCGATGGTAGACTGAATTCAAATTGAAATCAACTGTTCAggcattttggattttaaacattttagtgatttgtgaaatacaaatgaatcaaattaaatgtgaaacTTCTATTATGAATTTAAATAACTGGGTACATACAAGACATACAAGAGGAAAACGCAGTcggtgaactgacctcagagtctccagtctacagtttggactctccagtccagcagacagaatCAATCCTGAGTCCTTCAGGTTGGAGTTTTCACTCAGGTCAAGCTCTCtgagatgggaggggttggacttcagagctgaggccacaacttcacagtgagtCTTTGAGAGTCCACAGTCCTTAAGCCTGTTATTAcaaattatattacatttaaatatgctAAAATCAAACACCTCTATGATGAATATAGACACTATGCATTTTGATGACAAAGCAAATTGTGTTTTGAGGGGTCAGCAGCTCCATATAGTGCATTTATGGTAAAATGCTGTCTGTTGTGATAAAATGATGACTGTCAAAACACAAATCCTTAAGTCCTGAAGTTCTTTTGCTGGATTTGTATTAAAACTAGAAGGTGAAGgataaactgtaaaatgtaacattGTTTATAATTAAACAGAATAACTGTGTTCATAAGTGTAAACACATCAACTACAAAGTTTTTCTTGCTCTCAAAGTTTTGGTTACAACTGAAGAACAATTGTTGTGAGAATAACTGGTTTACAATTTTGGCAACAAGCAGCTGTAACACAAGCTGAACACAATTTAACAGTTTGTAAGTTTTacagtgtgcatgtatgtaaagGAGGGATGTATGATATGTCAGTGGCTGATATTTTTGgctgagaaatgagaaaatgtaactactgtattgttattgttttggtaaTTGAATTTCAGTCAATAATTGTGTCCGATAATGCAGAGCCTTTTTACAGTGACTGTGGACTAGTGACATCATTCTAAACCTGGTTGTGAACAGGGACTTTTTAAGGTCAGGTCTTGTGTTGGTACTGGAGTGGACTGAGAGTAACAGAACAGACATGGTTTTAGAGTAGATTATAGTAGTCTGTACAGTCCTGCCTCTCTtgcctttctctcctctgatcTCTGTGTTGCTGCCTGTTTGCACAAGGCCAGCGTAacttacaaacaaacataacctACATTGTTTTAAGATTAATAATATTGGTTATCGTATTGGTATCAGACACAACAAACATAATTATCAATCGTTGTCATTGGCCCTGAAATTCCACATCAGTGCATCTCTAATGTAAAGTGATTCACACTTTACAGCATGCActatacatttacattacactTTACTGTAATATTGATATGATTGATGTAAAGTTGGCTTTataatgttgatattttgtttcCCAATCACTCTCAACACTGTAAAACACTCCcttaaaaatgtttatcttAGTTACAGGTACAAAGAGTACAACGTTTGGAGATCAAATAGGCTCTTCAGAGTTGAGTACAgaggcaacaggaagtatctaAAACATTTTGGACTGAGCAGCTGGACatgagagagatgtgtgtgtgtgttctgcagttATTGATTTATAATGTTGATAATCACATCTAGACTTACACAgcctttctgcagttcctcacagctgggatcagtctCCGTCGTCCCTCATCTGATGTGTTGTACTTCTTCAGGTCCAACTCATCCAGAACCTCTtctgacatctgcagcatgtaggacagagctgagcagtggatCTCAGAGAGTTTCTTCTctgatctgttctctgacttGAGGAACTTTTGGATCTCCTGATGTACTGAGCGGTCgttcatctccatcagacagtggaagatgttgatgcttctgtcaggagagaCATTAGTATTCATCTTCTTCAGGTTGTTGACGGCTCTCTGGATGATTTCTAGACTGTTCTTTTTCCAATCCAGCAGGCCTCCTAAGAGATGCTGGTTGGACTCCAGAGAGAGACCATGAAGGAAACGAACAAACAGGTCCAGGTGGCCATTTTCACTTTCAAGAGATTTCTTCATGGCTTTCATCAGGAAGTCATCCAGAGTTGGGTCATCGTTTCTGAAATGCTTAGAAATCTTCTTAAGGAAAGACTCTGGTTTTGATTCCTCGTGTTTGTAGTCTTCTCCCAGGAAGGCCTTCAGTACCTCTGTGTTGCTGCTGGTGTAACAGTGGTACatgtagactgcagccagaaactcctgaacactcagatgAACAAAGCTGTAGACTGTTTTCTTGAATGTCACACTCTCTGTTTTGAGGATCTCTGTACAAAATCCTGAGTACACCGAGGCCTCTTTGACATCAAGACCGCACTGCTCCAGGTCTTCTTGGTAGAAtatgatgtttcctttctctAGCTGTTCAAACGCCAGCCTCCCCAGCTTCAGAAGAACTTCCCTGTCTGCCTTCATCAGTTTCTGTGGCCTCGTTTCATGTCCCTCATTATActtctgcttcttcctctttgtctgaaccaGCAAGAAGTGTGAGTACatgtcagtcagggtcttgggcagctctcctctctggtctgtagtcaacatatgctccagaactgtagcagtgatccagcagaagactgggatgtgacacatgatgtggaggctcctgGATGTCTTAATGTGTGAGATGATTTTGCTGAAGAGATCTTCATCACTGAATCtcctcctgaagtactcctccttttGGGCGTCAGTGAAGCCTCGTACTTCTGTTACCCTGTGAACACATgtaggagggatctgattggctgctgcaggtcgggaaGTTATCCAGACGAGAGCTGAGGGAAGTAGATTCCCCTTGAAGAGGTTTGTCAACAGCACGTTGACTGATGacttctgtgtgacatcagacatGATCGTCATGTTGTTGAAATCTAAtgaaagtctgctttcatccaggccgtcaaagatgaacaaaactttacagacagcgagcttctctgctgtgaccttctgtAATTTTGGATGGAAAACATGGATCAGCATGAGAAGACTGTACTGCTCATTTTTGATCAAGTTCAGCTccctgaatgaaaacagaatcaccagactgacatcttggttttccaagccctctgcccagtccagagtaaacttctgcactgagaaggtttttccaacACCAGCAACGCCGCTCGTCAGAACAAATCTGATGTGTCCCTGTTGGTCAGGTAAGATTTTAAAGATGTCGTGACACTTGATTGGAGTGTCATGGAGGGTCTTCATCTTGGAAGCTGTCTCAAGCTGCCTCACCTCATGTTGGGTATTAACCACTTTactctgtccctctgtgatgtagagctcagtgtagatGCTGTTGAGGAGGatttcacttcctgcttcatcagTTCCTTCAGTCACATGTTCACATCTCCTCCTCAGACTGATCTTATGTTCATGTAAAACCTCCTGGAGAGCAACATTCACTAAAACAGAGACAACATGTGAAACTAAACAAAGGGAATCTGACAATAATTCATTATTaccaacacaaaaacaatcagTCTTACTTTGTACAGTGATGGTCTGACTGTCTAGATCCTTCTGGACGTCCTCCtgacacaaagaacagcaggacagctgctcctccacagaAACACCACTCTTCCTATT is a window encoding:
- the LOC137177368 gene encoding NLR family CARD domain-containing protein 3-like isoform X9; this translates as MDKMASDTGLTEVHKMSARVEEEEGRAEPPVSNVLSMKSDRYNDHFLTFSNKPGPSNTKGQTDHRQRAESPASDCLSMKSDRSNRDPPTFSNEPGPSDTKGQTDHRQRSESPASDCLSMKSDRSNRDPPTFNNEPGPSDTKGQTDHRQRAESPASDCLSMKSDRSNRDPPTFSNEPGPSDTKGQTDHRQRSESPASDCLSMKSDRSNRDPPTFNNEPGPSDTKGQTDHRQRAESPASDCLSMKSDRSNRDPPTFSNEPGPSDTKEKNRKSGVSVEEQLSCCSLCQEDVQKDLDSQTITVQMNVALQEVLHEHKISLRRRCEHVTEGTDEAGSEILLNSIYTELYITEGQSKVVNTQHEVRQLETASKMKTLHDTPIKCHDIFKILPDQQGHIRFVLTSGVAGVGKTFSVQKFTLDWAEGLENQDVSLVILFSFRELNLIKNEQYSLLMLIHVFHPKLQKVTAEKLAVCKVLFIFDGLDESRLSLDFNNMTIMSDVTQKSSVNVLLTNLFKGNLLPSALVWITSRPAAANQIPPTCVHRVTEVRGFTDAQKEEYFRRRFSDEDLFSKIISHIKTSRSLHIMCHIPVFCWITATVLEHMLTTDQRGELPKTLTDMYSHFLLVQTKRKKQKYNEGHETRPQKLMKADREVLLKLGRLAFEQLEKGNIIFYQEDLEQCGLDVKEASVYSGFCTEILKTESVTFKKTVYSFVHLSVQEFLAAVYMYHCYTSSNTEVLKAFLGEDYKHEESKPESFLKKISKHFRNDDPTLDDFLMKAMKKSLESENGHLDLFVRFLHGLSLESNQHLLGGLLDWKKNSLEIIQRAVNNLKKMNTNVSPDRSINIFHCLMEMNDRSVHQEIQKFLKSENRSEKKLSEIHCSALSYMLQMSEEVLDELDLKKYNTSDEGRRRLIPAVRNCRKAVLKDCGLSKTHCEVVASALKSNPSHLRELDLSENSNLKDSGLILSAGLESPNCRLETLRLKSCSLSEISCASLLSALKSNPSHLRELDLSEDYSRDRSEKNLQFDFLESPDCRLETLRLKSCSLSEISCASLLSALKSNPSHLRELELSDSKSLNSSRTKLPFDFLESPDCRLETLRLKSCSLSEISCASLLSALKSNPSHLRELELSDNESLNGSRRKLCDFLESPHCRLETLRLKSCSLSEISCASLLSALKSNPSHLRELELSDNESLNGSRRKLCDFLESPHCRLETLRLKSCRLSEISCASLLSALKSNPSHLRELNLSDNKSLNGSGTKLPFDFLESPDCRLETLRLKSCSLSEISCASLLSALKSNPSHLRELDLNYNESLNRSRTKLPFDFLESPHCRLETLRLKSCWLSEISCASLLSALKSNPSHLRELELSNNFSRDDSERNLQFDFLESPHCRLETLRLRSCSLSEISCASLLSALKSNPSHLRELELSGNYSRDGSERNLQFDFLESPDCRLETLRLYGCGLSEISCASLVSALKSNPSHLRELNLFGNSSSSSDKKLLSDLQESPDCRLKTLSLW